In Lapillicoccus jejuensis, the DNA window GAGGTTGGCGTAGCCGAGGTCCTGGTCGTGCGCGGCCGCCTCGACCGCCAGCCGCTGCGCGAGCCGGTCGGCCCAGCCGATGAAGCGGTCCTCGTGCTCCGGGTCCGGGTCGGACATGCCCTCGGTGAACGAGTCGCCGATCGCGACGTAGCGGGTCCACGGCCGCGGCTCGGTCAGCCGGGTGGTGCGGGGGTCGTGCGGGTGGGGGCTCACGTGAGGCTCCAGTCGACGGGCCGGCCGCCCTGCTCCTCCAGCAACGCGTTCGTGCGGCTGAAGGGCCGCGAGCCGAAGAAGCCCGAGCGGGCCGACAGGGGTGAGGGGTGAGCGCTCTCGACGAGGGGGACGTCCCCGAGCAGCGGGGCGAGGGTGCGGGCCTGGCGCCCCCAGAGGATCGCGACGAGCGGGCCGCCGCGGGCGGCGAGGGCGGTGATGGCCTGCTCGGTGACCTCCTCCCACCCCTTGGCCTGGTGGCTGGCCGGCTTCCCGGGGGTGACGGTGAGGACGCGGTTGAGCAGCAGGACGCCCTGGCGCGTCCACGGCGTGAGGTCGCCGGAGGACGGCGCGGCCAGCCCCAGGTCGGTCCCGAGCTCGGCGACGATGTTGCGCAGGCTCGCCGGCAGCGGTCGCACGTCGGGGGCGACGGAGAAGCTCAGCCCCACGGGGTGCCCCGGCGTCGGGTAGGGGTCCTGGCCGACGA includes these proteins:
- a CDS encoding uracil-DNA glycosylase, with protein sequence MPARPLEELVHPTWLPALEPVRERVAAMGAFLREEVASGRGYLPAGEHVLRAFEQPFDEVRVLVVGQDPYPTPGHPVGLSFSVAPDVRPLPASLRNIVAELGTDLGLAAPSSGDLTPWTRQGVLLLNRVLTVTPGKPASHQAKGWEEVTEQAITALAARGGPLVAILWGRQARTLAPLLGDVPLVESAHPSPLSARSGFFGSRPFSRTNALLEEQGGRPVDWSLT